The Cetobacterium sp. 8H DNA window AGTATACCTCAAATAATTCTCTAAAAAATTCAGCCTCAATTTCAACATGATTTGCCTTCAATATATCATAATAAATAGCTTTATTTAATACATTTAAATCAAACTGTATAACTTTTTTTAGCGGTCTACCCTGAGGTTCCATAAATTTATCTATATCAAATTTTTTACTATATTTAAATTTATCTAAAATAAAGTTACACAATTTATTATTGTTTATACCAAACTCTTCCGAATCTTTTTTTAAAAGCCTCCAAATATCTTCAGAAACAGTAACCCTAATTTTTTTCATATTCCTCCCATAACACCTTCAATTATGGGTTTATTTTAACATATCCTTTTATTTTTTGCTCATATTTTTCTAAATATTCTACAGCTTCATTTACTAAAGGACAAATAACTCCTATATTAATAACTGTCATAATTCCTAATCCAAAATCTGCTAATGACCATACAAAGAAGTTTTGTTCAATTCCACCAACATATACCATCCAAACTACCAATAATTGATAACATGTATTTAATTTAGAGCTCTCATTTATATATTGAAGAGCATTTTTACCATAGAAAGTCACTCCCAGTATTGTACTGAATGAAAAGAAAAATAAAATTATAACAGTAAACGGAATTCCAATCCATCCAATATGTGATTTTAAAGCTTCTTGGAAAAGCACCATCCCATTTAATCCTTGGATTGAATTTGAATCTGCTAATAATATTACAAAAGCTGTTGCACTACATATTACTAATGTATCCACAAAAACACTAAGCGATTGAACCATTCCTTGCTTCACTGGCTCATCTACGTCTGCTAAAGCAGCTGCATAATTTCCATTTCCACTTCCAGCTTCATTAGAAAACAATCCTCTTTTAACACCTTGCATTATAACTCCACCTAAAGCTCCACCTGCAATTTGGTCTACTCCAAATGCCGCAGAAAATATCTTTCCAAACATTGCTGGAATTCCTGTTAAATTTGTTAAAATTACATATAAAACAACTGCTATATACAAAAATGCCATCGCTGGAACTATTTTATTTAAAGCCATTACTATCTTATCTTTTTTACTTTTTCCAAATATTGTTATTGCAACAATTATAGCTAATATAACAGATATTATTTTAGGATTTACACCATATGCTCCAGAAACAGATTCTGTAACTGAATTAGACATGACTTGAATTACTCCAATGTAACATATTATTGAAGCAATAGCATATATTGTTCCAATCCATTTTTTACCTAATCTATTTTTTATAATCCAAGGCGTTCCACCTCTATAATTTCCATCTTTATCCTTTTCTCTATGAACAACTGCTAAAACTGACTCTAGAAACGCAGTTGATGCTCCTAACAATGCAACTAACCACATCCAGAATAAAGCTCCTGCTCCTCCCACAGAGATTGCTGCAACTACTCCTGCAATATTTCCAGCTCCAACTCTACATGCTGTTCCAAGATAAAATGCTTCTAAAGAGCTAATCTTTTCTCCATCTGTTGTTTCTCCTTTTAGTGTTGCTACAATCTTTCCAAATAACCTTATTTGCATAAATTTTGTTCTATAACTAGCATAAACTGCCATTCCAATTAGCATGATCACTAAGATATTTTTTCCCCACAAGAAATTATTTGTTGAATCAATAATTGTTCTTATCATTTCCATTTCTTTCACCTCTCCTAGTCTTATTTATATATTCAAAATGATATCATCTTATATTTATCTTTTGTAGATAACAATTTTTTTATTTTTTTGTTCGTATTTTTATTATAATAACCCATTGATTTTAAAGGGTTTATCAAATTTAAAATCTTATTTTTTGTTCTAAGTACCATTTTTTAAGTACTTTAATACCTTTTTTTCAATATATTTCTCTTGATTTTTGTTATTTTTTTTGGTACAATCATCCTAATAATTTGATAAGGGTTAAAAAATTTATATATTTTTTACTTTACTAGGAGGTTTTAATGAACAGAAAAAAAGAGGTTTTAATTTTAGGTTTTGCTTTGTTTTCTATGTTTTTCGGTGCCGGTAACTTATTATTTCCACCTTCTGTTGGTGTTGCAGTTGGGGAAAATTGGTTTCAAGCTGGTCTAGGGTTTTTTCTAACGGGTATTGGACTACCATTATTAGGAATTCTTGCTTTTACTAAAGTTGGAAGTTTAGATGAGTTTGCAAATAAAGTTTCTAATAAGTTTAATATATTATATTCAACGATTTTAATTTTGGTTATTGGACCATTATTTGCTATTCCAAGAACAGGATCTACTACTTTTGAAATGGGTGTTCTACCTTTATTTCCGAATCACAATCCATTGTTCATAGCTATTGCTACATCTGTTTTATTTTTCGGATTAACACTTTTCTTAGTTTTAAACGAATCTAGTATTACAGATATTTTAGGAAAATTCTTAACCCCAATAATACTTACAATCCTTATTCTTATAACAGTTCTAGGGATTACTAACGATTTAGGTACACCTGTGAAATCTGTTATACAAGGAAATCAATTTTCTTATGGTTTTATTAGTGGATATCAAACAATGGATGCTTTAGCTTCAGTTTTATTTGGTGTTATTATTATAAGAGGACTTGAGGGAAAAGGAATTACAGACTCTAAAGAACAAAAATTTTTCTTAAGTAATGCTGGATTTATTGCAGCAATAGGATTAGGGTTTATCTATCTTAGCCTTATCTATCTTGGAGCTCAAATAAGTAGTTTAAAAGGTCTTAGTACAGCTCAAACCACTTTAACTTTAGCACAATTAACTCTAGGTCATATTGGTAAAGTTGCTTTTGGTGTTTGTGTTGCAGCTGCATGTCTAACTACATCTGTTGGTTTAGTTGCACTTGCGAGTGAATGGTTCTCTAAACTTATAAATATATCTTACAAAAAATTAGCTGCTATTATCTGCCTATTTTCAGCAGTTCTTTCTGTAGCTGGATTAGATCATATTATTAGCTTATCTGTTCCTGTGCTTGTTGTTCTTTACCCAGTAACTATCGTTTTAATATTACTTAATATTTTTGGTGTAAAAAATCATTTGAGTTTTAAGTTTGTTGTTATTACAACTTTACTTATAAGCATTGCAGAAATTTGTGGATTAAACCTTTCTTTCATTCCTTTTGCTAAAGAAGGATTTGCTTGGGTTATTCCAGCTTTAGTTGTTTTTATTCTTAGTACATTGATTAAAAGTGATGTAACTGTTAGCGAAAGTATCTAAATATAAAGAAATAAAAAAGTGGGTTCTCATTAGGAACCCACTTTTTTTTACTTAAACATTAATTCTATTATTGAAAAGAAACCTATAGCCCACATTATTGGCTTTATGTCTTTTATTTTTCCATTGAATAAAGATACTAATATGTATGATACAAATCCAAAAGCGATTCCAATTGAAATACTATATGTTAATGGCATCATTATTATTATTAAGAAACAAGGTATAGCAACTTCTATTTTATGGAAATTTATATCTAGTAGATTTTTAAACATATATACTCCTACTAATATTAATGCTGGTGCTGTTGCAAAAGCTGGTACAATACCTATTATTGGAGAAAAGAACAATGATACTACAAATAAGAAAGCTGTCGTTAAAGCTGTTAAACCTGTTCTTCCACCTACGGCTATTCCTGATGCTGACTCTACAAACGTTGTTGTTGTTGATGTTCCTAAAAGTGATCCAATTACTGTTGCCATTGCGTCTGCTTCTAATATCTTACTTACATTTTTTATTTTACCTTTCTCATCAATCATTTCTGCCTCATGAGCACAAGCCATTATTGTTCCTAGAGAATCAAATAAATCAACAAACATAAATGAAAATATCGATCCTAAAAATATTGGTTGAATAGCTCCTATTATATCTAACTTAAGTGCTATTGGTGCTATACTTGGCGGCATCGAAACTACACTTGTAGGTAAATCAACTGCACCAAATACTATTCCTAAAACTGTTGTTATAACTATTCCGATAAGTATTCCACCCTTTACATCTCTCATTTCTAGTAGTCCCATTATGGCAAATCCTACTAGTCCTAAAACAACACTTATATTAAACTTACCAAGTCCTACAATAGTAGCTGGATTACTAATAATTAAACCCATTCCCTGCATTCCTATAAAAGCTATAAAAAGTCCTATTCCTGCTCCTACAGCAAGTCTTAATTCAGAAGGTATCGCATCTATTATTTTTTCTCTTAATCCTGAAAAAGTAAGTGCTAAGAAAATTATTCCCGATATAAAAACTACTCCTAGAGCTTGTTGCCAAGTAGCTCCATTCCCTAATACCAATGTAAATGTGAAGAACGCATTTAATCCCATCCCCGGTGCCATTGCTAATGGAGCATTAACCCAAAGTGCAGTTATTCCTGTACCAATAGCTGATGCTAGACAAGTTACAGTTATTAAAGCTCCTTTATCCATACCTGTCATAGATAAAATTGATGGATTAACAAATATTATGTACGCCATTGTTAGAAATGTTGTTACTCCTGCTATAACCTCTTGTTTTACCGTTGTTCCATGCTCTTTTAATTGAAACAATCTTTCCATTTTTTCCTCCTGAATTTATTTAAATTTTTTATTTATTTTAATAAAAAAGGCCTATATTTAATATAGGCCAGAAAAAGCTTAAACAAAAAATAAGCTATGACCCATAGAGAGC harbors:
- a CDS encoding sodium:alanine symporter family protein, which codes for MEMIRTIIDSTNNFLWGKNILVIMLIGMAVYASYRTKFMQIRLFGKIVATLKGETTDGEKISSLEAFYLGTACRVGAGNIAGVVAAISVGGAGALFWMWLVALLGASTAFLESVLAVVHREKDKDGNYRGGTPWIIKNRLGKKWIGTIYAIASIICYIGVIQVMSNSVTESVSGAYGVNPKIISVILAIIVAITIFGKSKKDKIVMALNKIVPAMAFLYIAVVLYVILTNLTGIPAMFGKIFSAAFGVDQIAGGALGGVIMQGVKRGLFSNEAGSGNGNYAAALADVDEPVKQGMVQSLSVFVDTLVICSATAFVILLADSNSIQGLNGMVLFQEALKSHIGWIGIPFTVIILFFFSFSTILGVTFYGKNALQYINESSKLNTCYQLLVVWMVYVGGIEQNFFVWSLADFGLGIMTVINIGVICPLVNEAVEYLEKYEQKIKGYVKINP
- the brnQ gene encoding branched-chain amino acid transport system II carrier protein; this translates as MNRKKEVLILGFALFSMFFGAGNLLFPPSVGVAVGENWFQAGLGFFLTGIGLPLLGILAFTKVGSLDEFANKVSNKFNILYSTILILVIGPLFAIPRTGSTTFEMGVLPLFPNHNPLFIAIATSVLFFGLTLFLVLNESSITDILGKFLTPIILTILILITVLGITNDLGTPVKSVIQGNQFSYGFISGYQTMDALASVLFGVIIIRGLEGKGITDSKEQKFFLSNAGFIAAIGLGFIYLSLIYLGAQISSLKGLSTAQTTLTLAQLTLGHIGKVAFGVCVAAACLTTSVGLVALASEWFSKLINISYKKLAAIICLFSAVLSVAGLDHIISLSVPVLVVLYPVTIVLILLNIFGVKNHLSFKFVVITTLLISIAEICGLNLSFIPFAKEGFAWVIPALVVFILSTLIKSDVTVSESI
- a CDS encoding NCS2 family permease; amino-acid sequence: MERLFQLKEHGTTVKQEVIAGVTTFLTMAYIIFVNPSILSMTGMDKGALITVTCLASAIGTGITALWVNAPLAMAPGMGLNAFFTFTLVLGNGATWQQALGVVFISGIIFLALTFSGLREKIIDAIPSELRLAVGAGIGLFIAFIGMQGMGLIISNPATIVGLGKFNISVVLGLVGFAIMGLLEMRDVKGGILIGIVITTVLGIVFGAVDLPTSVVSMPPSIAPIALKLDIIGAIQPIFLGSIFSFMFVDLFDSLGTIMACAHEAEMIDEKGKIKNVSKILEADAMATVIGSLLGTSTTTTFVESASGIAVGGRTGLTALTTAFLFVVSLFFSPIIGIVPAFATAPALILVGVYMFKNLLDINFHKIEVAIPCFLIIIMMPLTYSISIGIAFGFVSYILVSLFNGKIKDIKPIMWAIGFFSIIELMFK